One Glaciihabitans arcticus DNA window includes the following coding sequences:
- a CDS encoding phosphotransferase, translating to MARSHLTLAALATSAVADLDLVSASEFGSRHDNEFDSALLTGRDGKHWIIRVPRSEAAEAAQSADLVALQAISAGVRTRLPFAVSSFVGQTPVSGTRAVVYEFVYGSKVGLGDVEPALAASLGTAIAAIHNLPTSFVADAGLPIFGANEALRAAVSVMDRAAATSLVPAALLARWESAMEDSKLWQFQPTVVNNTLSADSVLTAHDEVTGILNWQELRVADPARDVAWLLASPYPVVVDAAFDAYTKHRGSADRQIRQRATLYSELEVAKWLLHGTDTRNTEIVDDAVEMLASLVDDVQNDVMHPIGAQTMPTMAVDEVEAFLDRNERSV from the coding sequence ATGGCTCGATCCCATCTCACTCTAGCCGCGCTCGCGACCTCGGCCGTCGCCGACCTCGACCTCGTCTCCGCGTCCGAGTTCGGCTCGCGACACGACAACGAATTCGACTCGGCCCTGCTCACCGGCCGCGACGGCAAGCACTGGATCATCCGGGTGCCGCGCAGCGAGGCAGCGGAGGCTGCACAGTCCGCCGACCTCGTCGCCCTGCAGGCGATCAGCGCCGGTGTGCGCACCCGCTTGCCGTTCGCCGTCTCCAGTTTCGTCGGGCAGACCCCCGTCTCCGGCACGCGTGCCGTCGTCTACGAGTTCGTCTACGGGTCCAAGGTCGGACTCGGCGATGTCGAGCCCGCTCTCGCCGCGTCGCTCGGGACCGCGATCGCCGCGATCCACAACCTGCCGACCAGTTTCGTCGCTGATGCCGGACTGCCGATCTTCGGCGCGAACGAGGCACTGCGCGCGGCCGTGAGCGTGATGGACCGCGCGGCAGCGACGAGCCTTGTTCCCGCGGCGCTGCTCGCCCGCTGGGAATCCGCGATGGAGGACTCGAAGTTGTGGCAGTTCCAGCCCACCGTGGTGAACAACACCCTGAGCGCGGATTCGGTGCTCACCGCGCACGATGAGGTGACGGGCATCCTCAACTGGCAGGAACTGCGGGTCGCCGACCCCGCGCGCGACGTGGCCTGGTTGCTGGCCTCCCCCTACCCCGTCGTCGTGGACGCCGCATTCGACGCGTACACGAAGCACCGTGGCAGCGCCGACCGGCAGATCCGCCAGCGCGCGACGCTGTACTCGGAGCTCGAGGTCGCCAAGTGGCTGCTGCACGGCACCGATACCCGCAACACGGAGATCGTGGATGACGCGGTCGAGATGCTCGCGAGCCTCGTCGACGACGTGCAGAACGATGTGATGCACCCGATCGGCGCGCAGACCATGCCGACGATGGCGGTCGACGAGGTCGAGGCGTTCCTCGATCGCAACGAGCGTTCGGTCTAG